A region of Reichenbachiella carrageenanivorans DNA encodes the following proteins:
- the ftsZ gene encoding cell division protein FtsZ: MTESSFKFDLPTHHKSIIKVIGVGGGGSNAVNHMFNQGITGVEFIVCNTDSQALNISPIPNKLQIGVNLTEGLGAGANPEQGKNAALENKEEIRNMLSEDTKMVFVTAGMGGGTGTGAAPVIAQVAKELGILTVGIVTVPFKFEGKKKMRQAMEGVDALKANCDTVLMILNDKLTEAFGKLTVNQAFAQADNVLTTAAKGIAEIITVPGYVNVDFEDVKTVMKNSGGAVMGSAETSGENRAIRAAEEAINSPLLNNQNIEGAEKILLSIISGDQAELQMDELTEITDFMQDLAGEDAEVIFGHGVDPELNDSIRVTIIATGFENEMGEVPSAPQTPKREPLAKEEEEEAARKVYDLERDVQINLFSSETQEVREDTFEEDFQLKMKSLSFEKPERSPEPEPKMVEEEDPFEVEMRNLFVESQIKNVPVDAPLEELEGMAHPPSKKILLMEQSEERRRRLDGINNDEVDTNSFKEKFDVPAYQRKKVNLRNVPASSESLVSKYNLNDDNQLGSNKFLHDRPD, translated from the coding sequence ATGACAGAAAGTAGTTTTAAATTTGATTTGCCTACACATCATAAATCGATCATCAAAGTGATCGGTGTAGGCGGAGGTGGCAGCAATGCTGTAAACCACATGTTTAACCAAGGTATAACCGGAGTAGAATTTATTGTCTGCAATACGGATTCACAAGCCTTGAATATCAGTCCAATTCCGAATAAACTCCAAATAGGGGTAAACCTCACTGAAGGACTGGGTGCTGGCGCAAACCCTGAACAAGGGAAAAATGCAGCTTTAGAAAATAAAGAAGAAATTAGAAACATGCTCAGTGAAGATACCAAAATGGTGTTCGTTACTGCAGGTATGGGTGGCGGTACTGGTACAGGTGCAGCTCCGGTCATTGCTCAAGTGGCCAAGGAGTTGGGAATCCTGACGGTAGGTATCGTAACCGTTCCTTTCAAATTTGAAGGAAAGAAAAAAATGCGCCAAGCCATGGAAGGTGTGGATGCATTGAAAGCCAACTGTGACACCGTGCTTATGATTCTCAATGACAAGTTGACGGAGGCGTTTGGTAAGCTCACAGTTAATCAGGCATTTGCGCAAGCAGATAATGTATTGACCACGGCAGCTAAGGGCATTGCGGAGATTATCACTGTGCCAGGTTATGTCAATGTGGATTTTGAAGATGTAAAAACCGTAATGAAAAACTCTGGAGGTGCAGTGATGGGGTCTGCCGAAACTTCGGGAGAAAACAGAGCCATCAGAGCGGCAGAAGAGGCGATCAATTCGCCACTGCTTAACAACCAGAACATCGAAGGGGCTGAGAAAATCTTGCTATCGATTATTTCTGGAGATCAGGCAGAATTACAAATGGATGAACTGACAGAAATCACGGATTTCATGCAAGATTTGGCTGGCGAAGATGCTGAGGTGATTTTCGGTCATGGAGTGGATCCTGAGTTGAATGACAGTATTCGTGTGACCATCATCGCTACGGGATTTGAAAATGAGATGGGAGAAGTACCTTCAGCACCTCAAACTCCGAAAAGAGAGCCTTTAGCCAAAGAGGAGGAGGAAGAAGCTGCAAGGAAAGTGTACGACTTAGAGAGAGATGTTCAAATCAATCTATTTTCAAGTGAAACTCAGGAAGTAAGAGAAGATACTTTTGAAGAGGATTTTCAATTGAAGATGAAATCTTTGTCATTCGAAAAACCAGAACGATCACCTGAGCCAGAGCCTAAAATGGTGGAGGAAGAAGATCCTTTTGAAGTAGAAATGAGGAATCTTTTTGTAGAATCTCAGATCAAAAATGTACCAGTGGATGCACCACTCGAAGAACTAGAAGGCATGGCACACCCGCCATCTAAAAAGATTCTTTTGATGGAGCAATCCGAAGAGAGGAGACGCAGACTAGATGGTATCAACAACGACGAAGTAGATACCAATAGCTTTAAAGAAAAATTCGATGTACCAGCTTACCAACGTAAAAAGGTAAACCTGAGAAATGTACCAGCTTCTTCGGAGAGTTTGGTGTCTAAGTACAACCTGAATGATGATAATCAGCTAGGCAGCAACAAGTTTTTACACGATAGACCGGATTGA
- a CDS encoding NADPH-dependent FMN reductase: MITIVSGTNRKNSVSKKLAHIYQGILQSKGVATELIYLEDLPDDFTETALYDQSGKNEVFNIFRKQMLEAEKMVFIVPEYNGSFPGVLKAFIDGLAFPHTFRDKKAALVGISSGVQGGGLALSHLTDIFNYCGTHVLAQKPKLARIEANLTENKLSQLYHDLLEEQVDKLLAF, encoded by the coding sequence ATGATTACGATCGTCAGCGGCACCAACAGGAAAAACTCTGTATCTAAAAAACTAGCCCACATCTATCAGGGCATACTCCAATCCAAAGGAGTGGCAACCGAACTGATCTATCTGGAAGACTTACCTGACGACTTCACCGAAACGGCGCTCTACGACCAGTCTGGCAAAAATGAAGTGTTTAACATCTTCAGGAAGCAAATGCTCGAAGCAGAAAAAATGGTTTTCATTGTACCTGAGTACAACGGTTCCTTTCCAGGAGTATTGAAGGCATTTATCGACGGGCTGGCATTTCCTCACACCTTTAGAGACAAGAAAGCAGCACTCGTGGGCATATCATCGGGCGTACAGGGTGGCGGATTGGCGCTCAGCCATCTCACAGATATATTCAACTACTGCGGTACGCACGTGCTGGCTCAAAAACCTAAACTGGCTCGAATAGAAGCCAACCTGACGGAGAACAAACTCTCTCAACTCTATCACGATCTACTAGAGGAGCAGGTAGATAAGCTACTGGCGTTCTAA
- a CDS encoding leucine-rich repeat domain-containing protein: MKYLYLLSALLLFACTTPYSKTQLSEQELIEYSRREYIYSAINEPETVFDLYIKGSRDGRFSEYIKETNNLVKLRLVRCNGLNQHHLEEVLKSNHLSYLGIIDCDIVELPLNPSNKPVIKSIGLEDLSQLDLPNALRTCSEIQNLETLRLYEIPYSKIPSEITQFKNLNSILLGVNDSLDLKQHFNMFNKMPKLKSLVINELNTNKFPNNLSKLDLEELSFLYCPNLDYTNILDQAASFSNLEKLRISYTDLTRLPASIRRHPQLKELIFTENTKLDLALLNEDLTHLSNLEILDLSASMNYMEGERDQPRMLPDNIRHLKKLKTLKIDNFRYLDMDQVNSIIKDLPNLEELSMEGITDFKNKYIFIQLPESFFDDGFENLKKLNLNETGDRVLKETKSLPKSITHLGMSAYRKEFPKIALTLPLLESLNLREAHLSSIPAEISQLQSLVHLDLGENKLEDLPDEIAELKNLRFLHLDRNPLVDDEDKIERIKKLLPDTYISFYE; encoded by the coding sequence ATGAAATACCTATACCTACTCAGTGCATTACTGCTTTTTGCTTGTACTACACCTTATTCCAAAACCCAGCTTAGTGAACAAGAACTCATAGAATATTCCAGAAGAGAATATATATACTCTGCCATCAACGAGCCTGAAACGGTATTTGACCTGTACATCAAAGGATCTCGAGACGGGAGATTTTCAGAGTATATCAAAGAAACGAATAATCTTGTAAAATTACGATTAGTCAGGTGTAATGGACTTAATCAGCATCACCTTGAAGAGGTTCTAAAATCCAACCATCTGAGCTACTTAGGAATAATAGATTGTGACATCGTAGAACTACCTCTAAATCCAAGTAATAAACCAGTCATAAAAAGCATTGGTCTGGAAGACCTGTCTCAGCTTGATTTACCCAATGCGCTGCGTACATGTTCAGAAATTCAAAACCTTGAAACATTAAGATTGTACGAAATTCCTTATTCAAAAATTCCTTCCGAAATCACACAATTCAAAAATCTCAATTCCATTCTTTTAGGTGTTAATGATTCTTTAGACCTCAAGCAACATTTTAATATGTTCAATAAAATGCCTAAGCTCAAAAGTCTTGTCATCAATGAACTCAACACCAATAAATTCCCCAACAACCTCTCCAAACTCGATTTGGAGGAGTTATCCTTTTTGTACTGCCCCAATCTGGACTATACCAACATCCTCGATCAGGCTGCTTCCTTTTCTAACTTAGAAAAGTTAAGAATTTCCTACACTGACCTGACTAGACTACCAGCCAGCATCCGAAGACATCCCCAGCTCAAAGAATTGATCTTCACTGAAAACACGAAACTGGATCTAGCGCTATTGAATGAAGACCTAACGCACCTGTCCAATCTCGAAATATTGGACTTAAGCGCATCGATGAATTATATGGAAGGAGAACGTGATCAACCCAGAATGCTCCCTGATAACATTCGTCACCTCAAAAAACTCAAAACGCTCAAAATTGACAACTTCAGGTACCTAGACATGGATCAAGTCAACAGCATCATCAAAGACCTCCCTAATCTCGAAGAATTATCCATGGAAGGCATTACCGATTTTAAAAACAAATATATCTTCATTCAGTTACCAGAATCTTTTTTTGATGATGGTTTTGAAAACCTTAAAAAATTAAATCTTAATGAAACAGGTGATAGAGTACTCAAAGAAACCAAATCACTACCGAAAAGTATTACTCACTTAGGTATGTCAGCTTACCGTAAAGAATTCCCTAAAATAGCTCTTACCTTACCCCTCTTAGAATCTCTTAATTTAAGAGAGGCACATTTGTCATCCATCCCTGCAGAGATCAGTCAGTTGCAATCGCTGGTGCACCTCGACCTGGGAGAAAACAAATTGGAAGATCTGCCAGACGAAATCGCTGAGTTGAAAAACCTGCGTTTCCTCCATCTGGATCGTAACCCTCTAGTCGATGATGAAGACAAAATTGAGCGCATCAAAAAACTCCTACCTGACACCTATATCTCGTTTTATGAGTGA
- a CDS encoding ATP-binding protein, translating to MLVNSTLSLESDINWVRQGISLRVDQFFNQKEFKNELFEMAPKVENSDVYAKLLFEYNLTLGERFVLVLSLMPSLFPGALDKLRVTNPDTGQVYSEFGGAYVGAGVLVPTVETAIFLLAGSNISHRMEVQDLLGRSGRLVKHNLVCLDEVVQGMPPMSATLYPTNECLHKIFRGEDYHPNYSSSFPAQRLETGLDWEDLVLSYDTFDALQELDAWLMHHQEMQALHEVSKKFKRGYRALFYGPSGTGKTLTASLLGKKYGREVYHVDLAMMVSKFIGETEKNLKNIFDTAENKDWILFFDEADALFGKRTQASSSNDRHANQEVSYLLQRIEDYPGLIILASNLKSNMDQAFQRRFQSMVYFPIPSEYERQALWEKAFSAYLTLDDEVDLRHIAKRHELTGGAISNVLRYCTLMALKRNAKNVQADELDEGIRRELKKDGKTM from the coding sequence ATGTTGGTGAATAGTACTTTGTCTTTAGAAAGTGATATTAATTGGGTTAGGCAAGGGATATCCCTTCGGGTGGATCAATTTTTTAATCAAAAAGAGTTTAAAAACGAGCTGTTTGAAATGGCGCCAAAGGTGGAGAATTCTGATGTCTATGCTAAACTTCTGTTTGAGTATAATCTGACACTAGGTGAGCGGTTTGTGTTGGTTTTGTCATTGATGCCTTCGTTGTTTCCGGGTGCTTTGGATAAGCTAAGGGTAACTAATCCAGATACAGGGCAGGTTTATTCGGAGTTTGGCGGTGCTTACGTAGGGGCTGGTGTATTGGTGCCTACTGTCGAGACAGCTATTTTTTTATTGGCTGGCAGTAATATCTCTCATAGGATGGAGGTACAGGATCTTCTGGGGAGAAGTGGAAGGCTGGTCAAACACAACTTGGTTTGTCTGGATGAAGTAGTGCAAGGCATGCCTCCTATGAGTGCCACCTTGTACCCTACCAATGAATGCCTACACAAAATATTCAGGGGAGAAGACTACCACCCCAACTACAGTAGCTCATTTCCCGCACAGCGATTGGAGACGGGGCTGGATTGGGAAGACTTGGTGTTGTCTTATGACACCTTCGATGCACTGCAAGAGCTGGACGCTTGGCTGATGCACCATCAGGAAATGCAGGCTTTGCACGAAGTGTCCAAAAAATTCAAAAGAGGCTATCGAGCTCTTTTTTACGGGCCGTCAGGTACCGGCAAGACCCTGACAGCCTCGCTGTTGGGTAAAAAATACGGGCGTGAGGTGTACCATGTAGACCTAGCCATGATGGTATCTAAGTTCATCGGAGAGACTGAAAAGAACCTGAAAAACATCTTTGATACAGCCGAAAATAAGGATTGGATCTTGTTTTTTGATGAGGCCGATGCACTTTTTGGCAAGCGTACGCAGGCCAGTAGTTCCAACGACAGGCATGCCAATCAAGAGGTGTCTTATTTGCTACAGCGAATAGAAGACTATCCGGGATTGATCATACTGGCCTCCAATCTAAAATCCAATATGGACCAGGCCTTTCAAAGAAGATTTCAGTCTATGGTTTATTTTCCGATCCCTTCAGAATATGAGCGGCAAGCCTTGTGGGAAAAGGCTTTTTCGGCGTATCTCACCCTGGATGACGAAGTAGACCTGAGGCACATCGCCAAGCGACATGAGCTCACGGGGGGAGCCATCAGCAATGTGTTGCGCTACTGTACCCTGATGGCACTCAAGCGAAATGCTAAAAACGTGCAGGCTGATGAACTCGATGAAGGCATCCGCAGAGAACTGAAGAAGGACGGTAAGACGATGTAG